Proteins encoded within one genomic window of Trichomycterus rosablanca isolate fTriRos1 chromosome 7, fTriRos1.hap1, whole genome shotgun sequence:
- the mlec gene encoding malectin: MRRITAPWAVRFILTAMSVLVGRCRAEADAEPVNLAERVIFAVNAGGDAHTDSHGIHFRRDPLEGKLGKASDYGMRLPILRSSPEDQILYQTERYNEDTFGYEVPIKDEGEYILVLKFAEVYFAQSQQKVFDVRMNGHMVVKDLDIFDRVGHSTAHDEIVPFTIKRGKLSVLGEVSTFNSKLTVEFIKGYYDNPKVCALYIMKGKPEDVPKLQPHPGLEKREEDEEEEEDGEVGEDGVKKSASHSSSKNPVRSGPRTPNPYAADNSSLMFPILVAFGVFIPTLFCLCRL, translated from the exons ATGCGGCGTATCACGGCACCGTGGGCGGTCCGATTCATCCTGACGGCGATGTCGGTACTGGTGGGACGATGCCGGGCCGAAGCCGACGCCGAGCCGGTGAACCTGGCGGAGCGGGTGATCTTCGCCGTGAACGCGGGAGGAGACGCTCACACCGACTCGCACGGGATTCATTTTAGAAGAGACCCGCTGGAGGGCAAACTGGGCAAAG CATCGGACTATGGGATGCGCCTGCCGATCCTGCGCTCCAGTCCGGAGGATCAGATCCTGTATCAGACGGAGCGCTATAACGAGGACACGTTCGGGTACGAGGTTCCCATCAAAGACGAGGGAGAGTACATCCTGGTGCTGAAGTTCGCCGAGGTTTACTTCGCCCAGTCACAGCAGAag GTCTTCGATGTGAGGATGAACGGTCACATGGTGGTGAAGGATCTGGATATTTTCGACCGGGTGGGGCACAGCACGGCGCACGATGAGATCGTACCCTTCACTATAAAGAGGGGGAAGCTCAGCGTTTTGGGGGAGGTGTCCACGTTCAACAGCAAGCTGACGGTGGAGTTCATAAAG ggTTACTATGATAATCCCAAGGTGTGCGCGCTCTACATCATGAAAGGGAAACCTGAAG ACGTGCCGAAGCTGCAGCCTCACCCCGGCCTGGAGAAGCGcgaggaggatgaagaggaggaggaggacggcGAAGTTGGGGAGGACGGTGTGAAGAAGAGCGCCTCCCACTCCTCATCGAAAAATCCGGTCCGGTCCGGCCCGAGAACGCCGAACCCGTACGCGGCCGACAACAGCAGCCTGATGTTCCCCATTTTAGTGGCCTTCGGAGTGTTTATCCCTACACTGTTCTGCCTCTGCCGCCTGTGA